Genomic window (Streptomyces sp. NBC_00078):
GGCGCACGGGCAGCGGCGCCTCGTACAGGTGCCGGTGCAGCACGCCGAGTGCCGTCGAGCCCGCGAACGGGACGTCTCCGCTGAGGAGTTCGTGCAGCAGTACCCCGAGCGCGTACAGGTCGGTGTACGGGCCGACCGCGCCGCCCATCGCCTGCTCGGGCGCCATGTAGGCGGGCGAGCCGATGGGTGTGCCGGTGTGGGTGAGACGGGTGGTGTCGGCGTCCATGACGGAGGCGACACCGAGGTCGAGGACGGTGACCGTGCCGTCCTGCTTCACCATCACGTTGCGCGGCTTGAGGTCGCGGTGGACGATCGGCACGGCGTGCACGGCGCTGAGCACGGCGCACAGTTGCGCGGCGACCGCGACCGCCCACTGCCACGGGTACGGGCCGTGCTCGGCGAGGTGGTCGGAGAGGTCGGCGCCGTCGACGTACTGCATGACGAGGAACAGTTCCTCGCCCTCGCTGCCCGCGTCGTGCACGGTGACGAGTCCGGGGTGGTCGACCTGCGCGGTCACCCGGCACTCCCGCACGAAGCGGCGGCGCAGCTCGTCCGCCTCCTGGCCGGCCACCTTGTCGGGGCGCAGCAGCTTCACCGCCACACGCCGGTCGAGCCGCTGGTCGTAGGCCGTCCACACCTGTCCCATGCCGCCCTGCCCGATGAGGGTGGACAGTTCATAGCGGCCGGCGACGACACGTCCTGCCGCCGCGGTCACCTTCCGCCCTCGGGGTGGCCGTCGGAGTGGCCGTCGGAGTGGCCGTCGGAGTGGCCGGGGTGCCGGCGCAAGTAGTCGCTCAGCTCGTCGAGTTCGGCGCGCACCTGGTCGATACGGGCGGGCGCGGGGCGCTGCGGCGGGGGCGGTACAGGGGTGGTGGGCAGCGCGGTGTTGGGCACGGGGGCGGGTATCGGTGCGGCCGGCGTCTGCGGCTGGGTGGCCACGTACGGCGACGGGGGCTGGGGGTAGCCGTAGCCCATGCCCTGGACCGGGGGCACCGGCAAGCCGGTGGGGTGCGGCCCGTGGTGGCGTATGTCCGCGTACAGGTAGTAGCCGGCGCAGGCCGCGGCGTTGAGCAGCAGGATCGTCATGCCCGCGTTGCCGCTCGGCGTGCTGAAGTCGTCGGTGTGGTCGGCGGCCAGGAGGGAGAAACTGATGCCGAGGACCGCCAGCGAGCCGCCGAAGATCCACCAGTCGCTCCGCCTGCGGGTCACGATCGCCGCCCGCAGCGGCGCCACCCACGCCAGGAATCCGATGCTGAGGATCGGCACCGCCACGAAGATCACACGCAGCACGACCAGCACCCCGGTCGAGGGTCGACGCGGCGGGGACGGGGCGTAGCCGTGGCCCTGCATGGCTGCTCCTGGAGGCCTGATGGGGACGAACGTGAGTACCGGGTCCGAGCGTATAGGCCGACAAGGACAACCGGTCCCGGGTTGTACCGAACGAAGCCCGTCGGCGGCATCGTCGACCTGCACGCGCCGGACGGCTGACTCAAAGAGGGTGCCGCATCCCGACGTCGGGCTCGACGTGGACGGTTTCGCGGCCGCCGGATCAGCCCGCGTGGAAGCGGGCGGGTGCCTTCGTCGGGTTGCCGCCGGAGGGCAGCTTCTGCCCCGGGCACGCCTTGAGCACCTTCTCCATCGCGGCCTTCTCCGCCGCGGTGACCCACAGCCCGTACTTCTTCTTCACGGCGACCTGTGCGGCGACGTACGTGCACCGGAACGTCTTGCTCGGCGGCACCCACGTGGCCGTGTCGCCGTCGCCCTTGGAGCGGTTGGTGCTCGCGTCGACGGCGAGGAGGTTCAGCGGGTCGTTGGCCAGGGCTATGCGCTTGCTGGCGTCCCAGTACTTGGCGCCCTTCTGCCAGGCATCGGAGAGGGCGACCACGTGGTCTATGTCGACGAGGCTGCGGCCGCGCCGGTAGGCCACCTTCTTGCCCGAGTAGGGGTCCGACTCCAGTACGCCGTACGACACCTTGCAGGTGCCGCCGGTGAACTTCACGTCGTCCAGGTCCCGTTTGAGGATGTCGTCGCGGGTGTCGCAGCTGTTGGAGTCGGTGTCGGCCCAGGCGGTGCCGAACCTGTCCCGGGCGTAACCCGTCTTCGGTGCCCGCCCCTTCACGGTCAGCGACTCGGCGGCGGTCAGGGCGGCGCCCCCGCCTGCTCCCCCTCCCCCGGCCGGCTCCGGCCCACTGGATCCGGTCTTCGTATCGGCCTTGCAGCCGGCCACGGCGAACACCAGCACGACGGCCGTCGCAGCCCCGCCCCTCAGACGCCTCACGGCGCACCCTCCCCTTGCCACCGGGTTTCGCCCCCGCATGGGGCGTCTTCCCTTGTACGGCTTCGCGCACACCGTAGCGGGAGGGCGCACGGGGTCGTTCACGAGGTCCAGACCACTACCCATACAAGTGGGCGCTTGGGGTATATCGGTCGTATCGTCGTTGTTGAGCGATCCCGGAAGGAGCTCTGTATGGGCATCTTCGACAGGTTCAAGAGCAACCGCCAGGTGCAGGACAAGGCCAAGGACATGTCCGACGCGGCGGAACGCAAGGCCAACGACAAGACCGGCAGCAAATACGAGAGCCAGGTCGACGACGCGCAGCAGAAGATCGAGGGCCGGATGGGCATGGACCGGGACAGGCCCGAGCAGCCGTAGCGCCGCCGAACGGGCCCTGGAACGGGGGCCGTCCGCGGAGTCCGGCCCCGGCGGACGGCCGCCGGGGCCCGGCCATCTGCCGGGCCGGTCGGCGGCGCCCTCCTGCGGAGCCCTGGGAGCCCTGGGAGCCCTACGAGCCCAGGATCGATGTCAGGAACTCGCCCACCCAGCCCAGCAGTTCACGCCCGACGAGCGGCTTGCCGCCCACCTTGGCGGTTTTCGGGCGGGGTACCAGCAGCTGGTGGACGGCGGGCTTGATGACCGTGCCCGGGTACAGGCGGTTGACCCTCAGCTCCTGGGATTCCCTCAGCTCCACCGGTGCGAAGCGGATGTTGTTGCCCTGGAGGACGATCTCGCCGACCCCGCAGGCGCGGGCGAGCATGCGCAGGCCGGCCACCAGCAGCAGGTTCTCCACCGGTTCGGGCAACTTGCCGTAGCGGTCGACGAGTTCCTCGCGTACGGCCTTGATGTCCTCCTCCGTGTTGGCGGAGGCGATGGCGCGGTAGGCCTGGAGGCGGAGGCGCTCGCCGGGGGCGTAGTCGTGCGGGACGTGCGCGTCGACCGGGACCTCGATCTTGACCTCCAGGGGCGGCTCCTCCTCCACTCCGCCCTCCAGCGACGCCCGGTAGTCCGCGACCGCCTCGCCGACCATGCGGACGTAGAGGTCGAAGCCGACGCCCGCGATGTGCCCGGACTGCTCGCCGCCGAGCAGGTTTCCGGCGCCGCGGATCTCCAGGTCCTTCATCGCCACGTACATGCCCGCGCCCATCTCCGTGTGCTGGGCGATGGTCGCGAGGCGCTCGTGGGCCGTCTCCGTCAGCGGCTTCTCCGGCGGGTACAGGAAGTACGCGTAGCCCCGCTCGCGGCTTCGGCCCACCCGGCCACGCAGCTGGTGCAGCTGGGAGAGGCCGAAGTTGTCGCCGCGCTCCACGATCAGCGTGTTGGCGTTCGAGATGTCGATGCCGGACTCGACGATCGTGGTCGAGACGAGGACGTCGTACTTGTTCTCCCAGAAGTCGACGACGACCTGTTCCAGGGCCGTCTCGGACATCTGGCCGTGGGCCGTCGCGATGCGCGCCTCGGGGACGATCTCGCGCAGGCGGGAGGCGGCCCGGTCGATCGACTCGACCCGGTTGTGGATGTAGAAGACCTGGCCCTCGCGCAGCAGTTCACGGCGGATCGCCGCGCCGATCTGCTTCTCCTCGTACGGCCCGACGAAGGTGAGCACCGGGTGGCGCTCCTCGGGCGGGGTGGTGATCGTGGACATCTCGCGGATGCCCGTGACCGCCATCTCCAAGGTGCGCGGGATGGGGGTGGCGGACATCGTCAGCACGTCCACGTTGGCGCGCAGCTTCTTCAGCTGCTCCTTGTGCTCGACACCGAAGCGCTGCTCCTCGTCGACGATGACCAGGCCCAGGTCCTTGAACTTGGTCTCGGAGGAGAACAGGCGGTGGGTGCCGATGACGACGTCCACCGAGCCCTCGCGCAGCCCCTCAAGGACCGCCTTCGCCTCGGTGTCGGTCTGGAAACGGCTCAACGCCCGTACGTTGACGGGGAATTGGGAGTAGCGCTCGGAGAACGTCCCGAAGTGCTGCTGGACGAGGAGAGTGGTGGGTACGAGGACGGCGACCTGCTTGCCGTCCTGGACCGCCTTGAAGGCGGCACGGACCGCGATCTCCGTCTTGCCATAGCCGACGTCGCCGCAGATCAGGCGGTCCATCGGGACCGACTTCTCCATGTCCTCCTTGACCTCGGCGATGGTCGTGAGCTGGTCGGGGGTCTCCGCGTACGGGAAGGCGTCCTCCAGCTCGCGCTGCCACGGGGTGTCCGGGCCGAAGGTGTGCCCGGGCGCCGCCATCCGGGCGCTGTACAGCCTGATGAGGTCGGCCGCGATCTCCTTGACGGCCTTCTTGGCGCGCGCCTTGGTCTTGGTCCAGTCGGCGCCGCCCAGCCGGTGCAGGGTCGGGGCCTCGCCACCGACGTACTTGGTGATCTGCTCCAGCTGGTCGGTGGGGATGTACAGACGGTCGCCGGGCTGGCCGCGCTTGGCGGGGGCGTACTCCACGACCAGGTACTCGCGGGTCGCGCCCTGCACCGTGCGCTGGACCATCTCGATGTAGCGCCCCACGCCGTGCTGCTCGTGGACGATGTAGTCGCCCGCCTCCAGGGTGAGCGGGTCGATGGTCTTGCGGCGGCGGGCCGGCATCCGGGCGCCGTCCTTGCCGGCCGCCTTCTGCCCGGACAGGTCGGTCTCGGTCAGGACGGCCAGCTTCAGCGCCGGGTCCACGAAGCCGTAGTCGATCGAGCCGCAC
Coding sequences:
- a CDS encoding HNH endonuclease family protein, producing MRRLRGGAATAVVLVFAVAGCKADTKTGSSGPEPAGGGGAGGGAALTAAESLTVKGRAPKTGYARDRFGTAWADTDSNSCDTRDDILKRDLDDVKFTGGTCKVSYGVLESDPYSGKKVAYRRGRSLVDIDHVVALSDAWQKGAKYWDASKRIALANDPLNLLAVDASTNRSKGDGDTATWVPPSKTFRCTYVAAQVAVKKKYGLWVTAAEKAAMEKVLKACPGQKLPSGGNPTKAPARFHAG
- a CDS encoding antitoxin, producing the protein MGIFDRFKSNRQVQDKAKDMSDAAERKANDKTGSKYESQVDDAQQKIEGRMGMDRDRPEQP
- the mfd gene encoding transcription-repair coupling factor yields the protein MSLHGLLDAVVKDTALAEAIKAAADGRRMHVDLVGPPAARPFAVAALARETGRPVLAVTATGREAEDLAAALRSLLPPEGVVDYPSWETLPHERLSPRSDTVGRRLAVLRRLAHPRPDDPETGPVSVVVAPVRSVLQPQVKGLGDLEPVALRTGESADLNEIVAALAAAAYARVELVEKRGEFAVRGGILDVFPPTEEHPLRVEFWGDDVEEIRYFKVADQRSLEVAAHGLWAPPCRELLLTDDVRTRARALAEEHPELGELLGRIAEGIAVEGMESLAPVLVDDMELLLDVLPKGSMAVVCDPERVRTRASDLVATSQEFLQASWAATAGGGEAPIDVDAASLWSIADVRDRARELDMMWWSVSPFAADETFTNAAGAVGEADTLKLGMHAPDTYRGDTAKALADTKGWLADGWRTVFVTEAHGPAARTVEVLGGEGIAARLAVSDSKTGELGEISPSVVHVACGSIDYGFVDPALKLAVLTETDLSGQKAAGKDGARMPARRRKTIDPLTLEAGDYIVHEQHGVGRYIEMVQRTVQGATREYLVVEYAPAKRGQPGDRLYIPTDQLEQITKYVGGEAPTLHRLGGADWTKTKARAKKAVKEIAADLIRLYSARMAAPGHTFGPDTPWQRELEDAFPYAETPDQLTTIAEVKEDMEKSVPMDRLICGDVGYGKTEIAVRAAFKAVQDGKQVAVLVPTTLLVQQHFGTFSERYSQFPVNVRALSRFQTDTEAKAVLEGLREGSVDVVIGTHRLFSSETKFKDLGLVIVDEEQRFGVEHKEQLKKLRANVDVLTMSATPIPRTLEMAVTGIREMSTITTPPEERHPVLTFVGPYEEKQIGAAIRRELLREGQVFYIHNRVESIDRAASRLREIVPEARIATAHGQMSETALEQVVVDFWENKYDVLVSTTIVESGIDISNANTLIVERGDNFGLSQLHQLRGRVGRSRERGYAYFLYPPEKPLTETAHERLATIAQHTEMGAGMYVAMKDLEIRGAGNLLGGEQSGHIAGVGFDLYVRMVGEAVADYRASLEGGVEEEPPLEVKIEVPVDAHVPHDYAPGERLRLQAYRAIASANTEEDIKAVREELVDRYGKLPEPVENLLLVAGLRMLARACGVGEIVLQGNNIRFAPVELRESQELRVNRLYPGTVIKPAVHQLLVPRPKTAKVGGKPLVGRELLGWVGEFLTSILGS